One Nomascus leucogenys isolate Asia chromosome 22a, Asia_NLE_v1, whole genome shotgun sequence DNA segment encodes these proteins:
- the AP4S1 gene encoding AP-4 complex subunit sigma-1 isoform X1, which yields MIKFFLMVNKQGQTRLSKYYEHVDINKRTLLETEVIKSCLSRSNEQCSFIEYKDFKLIYRQYAALFIVVGVNDAENEMAIYEFIHNFVEVLDEYFSRVSELDVSFFNTVFHGTWQTHSGPYQEPIDELPKICSALEPQQACFSPDSSSFKGAASTTPIY from the exons atgataaaatttttccTCATGGTGAATAAACAAGGGCAGACTCGACTTTCTAAGTACTATGAACATGTGGATATTAATAAGCGTACACTTCTGGAAACAGAAGTCATAAAGAGCTGTCTCTCTCGATCCAATGAACAA TGCTCTTTCATTGAATATAAGGATTTTAAGCTGATATATCGGCAGTATGCAGCTCTCTTCATTGTGGTTGGAGTTAATGATGCTGAG aacGAGATGGCTATTTATGAATTCATTCATAACTTTGTGGAAGTTTTAGATGAGTATTTCAGCCGAGTG aGTGAATTAGATGTATCCTTTTTCAATACCGTTTTCCACGGTACTTGGCAAACGCACTCTGGTCCTTATCAG GAACCAATTGATGAACTTCCCAAAATATGCTCAGCCCTGGAGCCCCAGCAGGCTTGCTTTTCTCCAGATAGTTCATCATTCAAAGGAGCTGCCTCCACCACCCCCATCTACTGA